In the genome of Paracoccus tegillarcae, one region contains:
- a CDS encoding PhoH family protein, with protein MGLNPTPPVSPAASETLLEFPDNRLLIDLCGANDRHLARIEEALGVHVLRRGNLLAVVGAPDAQAEAAQVLRALYARLEQGRTVEMGEVDAALRMGPETITETAPTDQLEMFQAGNYELRTRKKSVEPRTEAQKAYVRALFENELAFGIGPAGTGKTYLAVAVGVTMLINGHVDKIILSRPAVEAGERLGFLPGDMKEKVDPYMQPLYDALNDFLPGKQMQKLIEEKRIEIAPLAFMRGRTLASAFVVLDEAQNATTMQMKMFLTRLGEGSRMVITGDRTQIDLPRGVHSGLVDAEHILNDIKGISFSYFTSKDVVRHPLVARIIEAYDGEAEAALARGEGEPIRGTYPPRRGRGDG; from the coding sequence TTGGGTCTGAATCCCACTCCCCCCGTTTCCCCCGCCGCCAGCGAAACCTTGCTGGAGTTCCCCGACAACCGTCTGCTGATTGATCTGTGCGGTGCCAATGACCGGCATCTGGCGCGGATCGAAGAGGCATTGGGCGTCCATGTGCTGCGCCGGGGCAACCTGCTGGCCGTGGTCGGCGCACCCGATGCCCAGGCCGAGGCAGCGCAGGTCTTGCGCGCGTTGTATGCACGGCTGGAACAAGGCCGCACCGTCGAGATGGGCGAGGTCGATGCCGCGCTGCGCATGGGGCCTGAGACGATCACCGAAACCGCGCCCACCGATCAGTTGGAGATGTTCCAGGCTGGCAATTACGAATTGCGCACCCGCAAGAAATCGGTCGAGCCGCGCACCGAGGCGCAAAAGGCCTATGTCCGGGCGCTGTTCGAAAATGAGCTGGCTTTCGGGATCGGCCCGGCAGGCACCGGCAAGACCTATCTGGCCGTGGCCGTCGGCGTGACCATGCTGATCAACGGCCATGTCGACAAGATCATCCTGTCGCGTCCCGCCGTCGAGGCGGGCGAACGTCTGGGCTTTCTGCCAGGCGACATGAAGGAAAAAGTCGATCCCTACATGCAGCCGCTCTATGATGCGCTGAATGATTTTCTGCCCGGCAAGCAGATGCAGAAACTGATCGAGGAAAAGCGCATCGAGATCGCGCCCCTGGCCTTTATGCGTGGCCGCACGCTGGCCAGCGCCTTTGTGGTGCTGGACGAGGCGCAGAACGCCACGACCATGCAGATGAAGATGTTTCTGACCCGCCTGGGCGAGGGTTCTCGCATGGTTATCACCGGCGACCGAACTCAGATCGACCTGCCGCGCGGGGTGCATTCCGGGCTGGTGGATGCCGAGCATATCCTGAACGATATCAAGGGCATTAGCTTCAGCTACTTTACCTCCAAGGACGTGGTCCGGCATCCGTTGGTCGCCCGGATCATCGAAGCCTATGATGGCGAGGCCGAGGCAGCACTCGCCCGTGGCGAGGGCGAACCGATCCGTGGTACCTATCCGCCCCGGCGGGGACGTGGCGATGGCTGA
- a CDS encoding ABC transporter ATP-binding protein: protein MIETRGLVKTFGTKPVLDGVSIGVRQGESLCVIGQSGTGKSVLLKCILGLETPDAGEVLWRGQTLTAARRRDFLASFGMLFQGAALFDSLSVWQNVAFRLRQRMPDAEARAIALDKLARVGLGSETADLMPAELSGGMSKRAGLARAIADDPAVIFFDEPTTGLDPIRAARINALIRGIVDETGATAITITHDMSSVRAIGDRVALLQEGRIAWDGPVADMDQAAALRGFLGTE from the coding sequence ATGATCGAGACGCGCGGACTGGTCAAAACCTTTGGCACGAAACCTGTGTTGGACGGCGTCAGCATCGGCGTCAGGCAGGGGGAAAGCCTCTGCGTGATCGGTCAGTCCGGCACCGGAAAATCGGTTTTGCTGAAATGCATCCTTGGACTGGAGACGCCCGACGCAGGCGAGGTTTTGTGGCGGGGTCAGACGCTGACCGCCGCGCGGCGACGCGATTTTCTGGCCAGCTTTGGCATGTTGTTTCAGGGCGCGGCACTGTTCGACAGCCTGTCGGTCTGGCAAAATGTCGCCTTTCGTCTGCGCCAGCGTATGCCCGATGCCGAGGCTCGCGCCATCGCGCTGGACAAGCTGGCCCGCGTGGGACTTGGATCTGAGACCGCCGATCTGATGCCGGCCGAGCTGTCGGGTGGGATGAGCAAACGCGCCGGGCTGGCACGCGCCATCGCTGACGACCCGGCGGTGATCTTTTTCGACGAGCCAACCACCGGACTTGACCCGATCCGCGCGGCCCGGATCAACGCGCTTATCCGGGGCATCGTCGATGAGACGGGCGCGACCGCGATCACCATCACCCATGACATGAGCTCGGTGCGCGCCATCGGCGACAGGGTGGCGCTGTTGCAAGAGGGGCGCATTGCCTGGGATGGCCCGGTCGCGGATATGGATCAGGCTGCGGCGCTGCGGGGATTTCTGGGCACAGAGTGA
- a CDS encoding MlaE family ABC transporter permease, with translation MNPVRLIGRAALRVTRGIGGVTLFTIRGLFGLRPFYGRAFAAQLLQIGWLSLPVVGLTALFTGAALALQIHSGGARFQASDVVPAIVAIGMVRELGPVLGGLMVAARVASSIAAEIGTMKVTEQIDALVTLSTDPMRWLVTPRLWAGLLTVPLLVAVGDVVGIMGGWLVGTQSLGFTSADYISNSGAYLENWDIVSGLLKGAAFGLIVTVSGCWFGMRSGRGAAGVGRATKSAVVAAAVAILAANFLLTGVFF, from the coding sequence GTGAACCCTGTCCGTCTGATTGGTCGCGCTGCGCTGCGGGTGACGCGCGGGATCGGCGGGGTGACGCTGTTCACGATACGCGGTCTGTTCGGGCTGCGGCCTTTTTATGGCCGCGCCTTTGCCGCGCAGCTTTTGCAGATCGGCTGGCTGTCGCTGCCGGTCGTCGGGCTGACGGCGCTTTTCACCGGCGCTGCATTGGCGTTGCAGATCCATTCGGGCGGGGCGCGGTTTCAGGCCAGCGATGTGGTGCCCGCCATTGTCGCCATTGGCATGGTGCGCGAGCTTGGCCCGGTGCTGGGTGGGCTGATGGTCGCCGCGCGCGTGGCCAGTTCCATCGCAGCCGAAATCGGCACGATGAAGGTCACCGAACAGATCGACGCGCTGGTCACGCTGTCCACTGACCCGATGCGCTGGCTGGTGACGCCGCGCCTCTGGGCCGGGCTGTTGACCGTGCCCTTACTCGTCGCAGTGGGTGATGTCGTGGGCATCATGGGCGGCTGGCTGGTCGGGACGCAGTCGCTTGGGTTTACCTCGGCCGATTACATCTCGAACAGCGGGGCCTATCTGGAAAACTGGGATATCGTTTCGGGGCTGCTGAAGGGCGCGGCATTCGGGCTGATCGTGACGGTCAGCGGATGCTGGTTCGGAATGCGTTCTGGTCGCGGTGCGGCGGGCGTGGGGCGGGCCACTAAATCCGCTGTGGTGGCCGCCGCCGTGGCCATTCTGGCGGCGAATTTTCTGCTGACCGGGGTGTTCTTCTGA
- the alr gene encoding alanine racemase has product MGLQIDLGAVQANYRALAGKAPGARAAAVVKADAYGLGAPRVVPALYEAGARDFFVALASEGQTLRAFLPDDTRIFILSGHMEGAELTGVIPVLNSPRQFFRDRTMRPGQPFAIQLDSGMNRLGIEPAQWAVIRDEALADQPALIISHLACADEPDHPANAMQLAAFQQMTAGCDVPLSLAATGGILLGPDYHFDLVRPGVGLYGGQPFAEAQPVVRLSLPVIQTRDVQAGEFVGYGATWSADKPCQIATVAAGYADGLLRTMSGQGANLYAAGTACPIVGRVSMDLITADVTALAQVPETLDIICPAQKIDDLAGLAGSIGYEILTSLGHRYERTYL; this is encoded by the coding sequence ATGGGTTTGCAGATAGATCTTGGTGCCGTTCAGGCGAATTACCGGGCGCTGGCGGGCAAGGCGCCAGGCGCGCGTGCGGCAGCCGTGGTGAAGGCCGATGCTTATGGGCTGGGTGCGCCGCGCGTGGTGCCCGCGCTTTATGAGGCCGGGGCGCGGGATTTTTTTGTTGCGCTGGCCAGCGAGGGGCAGACGCTGCGGGCGTTTCTGCCGGATGACACGCGCATTTTCATCCTGTCGGGACATATGGAGGGTGCGGAACTGACCGGGGTGATCCCGGTGCTGAACAGTCCGCGCCAGTTCTTCCGCGACCGGACAATGCGGCCGGGCCAGCCCTTTGCGATCCAGCTGGATAGCGGCATGAACCGCCTTGGGATCGAGCCCGCGCAATGGGCCGTCATCCGCGATGAGGCGCTGGCCGACCAGCCCGCCCTGATCATTTCGCATCTGGCCTGCGCAGATGAACCTGATCACCCGGCAAATGCGATGCAACTGGCGGCCTTCCAGCAGATGACCGCTGGCTGCGACGTGCCGCTTTCGCTGGCGGCGACGGGCGGTATCTTGCTGGGGCCGGACTATCATTTCGATCTGGTCCGGCCCGGTGTCGGCCTTTACGGCGGGCAACCCTTTGCCGAGGCACAGCCGGTCGTGCGCCTGTCCTTGCCGGTGATCCAGACCCGTGATGTTCAGGCCGGCGAGTTCGTGGGCTATGGGGCGACCTGGTCGGCCGACAAGCCGTGCCAGATCGCCACGGTGGCGGCGGGTTATGCGGACGGCTTGTTGCGCACGATGTCCGGGCAGGGGGCCAACCTTTACGCGGCGGGGACTGCCTGTCCCATCGTTGGCCGCGTTTCGATGGACCTGATTACTGCCGATGTCACCGCACTGGCCCAAGTGCCCGAGACGCTGGACATTATCTGCCCGGCGCAAAAGATCGACGATCTGGCCGGCTTGGCTGGCAGCATTGGATATGAGATCCTGACCTCGCTTGGGCACCGCTATGAACGGACCTATTTGTGA
- a CDS encoding IS3 family transposase (programmed frameshift) — translation MSKRKQHAPEFKARVALEALKGEETAAELASRFGVHPTMIHQWKRALLEGASGVFERGGRKKPEIDEEQVKELHAKIGELAVANFFFGTKAEALGREVRRGMIEPDYPQLSIGQQCKLLSIARSSYYYEPKGETEQNLGLMRQIDEQFLETPFFGVRQMTWHLRNEGHLVNEKRIRRLMRLMGLMPIYQKPNTSRPAKGHKTYPYLLKGLRVERPNQVWCSDITYLPMRRGFLYLVAIMDWHTRKVLSWRISNTLEADFCVEALNEAIHKFGPPEIMNTDQGSQFTSFAWTDRLRRSGVRISMDRKGRFLDNIFIERLWRTLKYECVYLHAWDTGSETKAAIRKWMTFYNHQRPHSALGGKPPALVYWKRNDINQPDQQVQRVA, via the exons ATGTCGAAACGCAAACAGCACGCGCCTGAGTTCAAGGCGAGGGTCGCGCTGGAAGCCCTGAAGGGCGAGGAGACGGCGGCCGAGCTGGCGAGCCGGTTCGGGGTGCATCCCACGATGATCCATCAATGGAAGCGAGCCCTGCTGGAAGGGGCCTCCGGCGTGTTCGAGCGCGGCGGTCGAAAGAAGCCCGAGATTGACGAGGAGCAGGTGAAGGAGCTTCACGCCAAGATCGGGGAGCTGGCGGTGGCCAACT TCTTTTTTGGAACGAAAGCTGAAGCCCTGGGGCGGGAAGTGAGGCGCGGCATGATCGAGCCGGACTATCCCCAGCTGTCCATCGGTCAGCAGTGCAAACTGCTCTCGATCGCGCGCTCGTCCTATTACTACGAGCCCAAGGGAGAAACCGAACAGAACCTCGGCCTGATGCGGCAGATCGACGAGCAATTCCTTGAGACCCCGTTCTTCGGCGTCCGGCAGATGACCTGGCACCTGCGCAATGAGGGGCATCTCGTGAACGAGAAGCGGATACGCCGGCTAATGCGCCTCATGGGCTTGATGCCGATCTACCAGAAGCCCAATACCAGCAGGCCGGCGAAAGGGCACAAGACCTATCCCTACCTGCTGAAAGGGCTGCGTGTGGAACGCCCGAACCAGGTCTGGTGCTCGGATATAACCTATCTGCCCATGCGGCGCGGCTTCCTATACCTCGTCGCAATCATGGACTGGCACACTCGAAAGGTCCTGTCCTGGCGGATCTCGAACACGCTGGAGGCCGACTTCTGTGTCGAGGCGCTGAACGAGGCCATCCACAAATTTGGCCCGCCCGAGATAATGAATACTGATCAAGGATCTCAGTTCACGTCCTTCGCTTGGACGGATCGGCTCCGCCGGTCGGGCGTGCGGATCTCGATGGATCGGAAAGGCCGTTTCCTGGACAACATCTTCATCGAGAGGCTGTGGCGCACCCTGAAATACGAGTGCGTCTACCTGCATGCCTGGGATACAGGATCAGAGACCAAGGCGGCCATCCGGAAATGGATGACCTTCTACAACCACCAGCGCCCGCACTCGGCCCTCGGCGGCAAGCCTCCGGCGCTGGTCTACTGGAAGAGAAATGATATCAACCAACCCGATCAGCAGGTGCAACGAGTAGCTTAA
- a CDS encoding restriction endonuclease subunit S, protein MDAKLAGLQRKKGGLEAFKYGLMQQPFAQTLRFTRDDGQPFPDWEEKALSDVAPLQRGFDLPNEKIEPGSVPIVYSNGILKHHNEARTNGPGVVTGRSGTIGKVHYIEEAFWPHNTSLWVALSYSPSLGQDLA, encoded by the coding sequence GTGGATGCCAAGCTGGCGGGTTTGCAGCGCAAGAAGGGCGGGCTGGAGGCGTTCAAATACGGCCTGATGCAACAGCCTTTCGCCCAAACCCTCCGCTTCACCCGCGACGACGGCCAACCCTTCCCGGATTGGGAGGAGAAGGCACTGTCGGACGTTGCCCCACTACAGCGTGGGTTTGATCTGCCAAACGAAAAAATTGAACCGGGTTCAGTCCCAATTGTTTACTCAAATGGTATTTTGAAGCACCACAACGAGGCCCGGACCAATGGGCCAGGTGTCGTGACAGGACGCTCTGGGACAATTGGAAAAGTTCACTATATTGAAGAAGCGTTTTGGCCTCATAATACTTCGCTATGGGTCGCTTTGAGCTACTCCCCATCTCTTGGACAGGATCTGGCGTAG
- a CDS encoding type I restriction-modification system subunit M, translating to MTDEQKKKLEQKLWDIANTLRGKMGADEFRDYILGFIFYKYLSERMNLYADRILAEDGVAYTDIAEGQPHGDAVLDAVRDAALEALGYFLRPSELFTAVARRGAEGQFILGELQTILNNIERSTMGTESEEDFDHLFEDLDLSSTKLGRAEEAKNDLISRVLTHLDAIDFALDDADSDILGDAYEYLIGQFASGAGKKAGEFYTPQEVSTILARIVTTGKSRLRSVYDPTCGSGSLLLRVAREVGQVDDFFGQEMNRTTYNLARMNMILHGVSYRNFNLRQEDTLEHPQHEGMLFEAIVANPPFSAKWAARPVMLSDDRFAQYGRLAPASKADFAFVQHMLAHLDDNGTMAVVLPHGALFRGGAEGAIREFIIREKNWLDAVIGLPANIFYGTSIPTCLMVFKKCRETEDVLFVDASGCFEKAKNQNYLREGDIDQIVSAYRSRAVVARFSHAASREEIAGNDHNLNIPRYVETFEAAKAIDLAAVTADLRGVEAEMADIDAQLRAFCAELGLESPV from the coding sequence ATGACTGACGAGCAGAAAAAGAAGCTGGAGCAAAAGCTCTGGGACATCGCCAATACCCTGCGGGGCAAGATGGGCGCGGATGAGTTTCGCGACTATATTCTGGGGTTCATCTTCTACAAATACCTGTCGGAACGCATGAACCTCTATGCCGACCGGATTCTGGCCGAGGATGGCGTGGCCTATACGGACATTGCCGAGGGCCAGCCGCATGGCGATGCCGTTCTGGATGCAGTCCGCGATGCCGCGCTGGAGGCGCTGGGGTATTTCCTGCGCCCGTCCGAGCTTTTCACCGCCGTCGCCCGCCGGGGTGCCGAAGGGCAGTTCATCCTGGGCGAATTGCAGACCATCCTGAACAATATCGAACGCTCCACGATGGGCACCGAATCCGAGGAAGATTTCGACCATCTGTTCGAAGACCTTGACCTGTCTTCGACCAAGCTGGGCCGCGCCGAAGAGGCCAAGAACGATCTGATCTCACGCGTGCTGACCCACCTTGATGCCATCGACTTCGCGCTGGACGATGCCGACAGCGATATTCTGGGCGATGCCTATGAATACCTGATCGGCCAGTTCGCATCGGGCGCCGGCAAAAAGGCGGGCGAGTTCTATACCCCGCAAGAGGTCTCCACCATTCTGGCGCGCATCGTCACCACCGGCAAATCGCGGCTGCGGTCGGTCTATGATCCGACCTGCGGGTCCGGGTCGCTGCTGTTGCGCGTCGCGCGTGAGGTGGGTCAGGTCGATGACTTCTTCGGTCAGGAAATGAACCGCACCACCTATAACCTTGCGCGGATGAACATGATCCTGCACGGGGTCAGCTACCGCAATTTCAACCTGCGGCAGGAGGATACGCTGGAACACCCCCAGCATGAGGGGATGCTGTTCGAGGCCATCGTGGCCAACCCGCCGTTTTCGGCCAAATGGGCCGCGCGCCCGGTGATGCTGTCGGATGACCGCTTTGCGCAATACGGGCGGCTGGCCCCGGCGTCCAAGGCCGATTTCGCCTTTGTACAGCACATGCTGGCGCATCTGGATGACAATGGCACCATGGCCGTGGTGCTGCCCCACGGCGCGCTGTTCCGGGGCGGGGCCGAGGGGGCGATCCGCGAATTCATCATACGCGAAAAGAACTGGCTGGATGCGGTGATCGGCCTGCCCGCAAATATCTTTTACGGCACCTCCATTCCCACCTGCCTGATGGTGTTCAAGAAATGCCGCGAGACGGAGGATGTGCTGTTCGTCGATGCATCCGGCTGTTTCGAGAAGGCCAAGAACCAGAACTATCTGCGCGAAGGCGATATTGACCAGATCGTCAGCGCTTACCGGTCGCGCGCGGTGGTGGCGCGGTTTTCGCACGCGGCCAGCCGGGAGGAGATTGCCGGAAATGACCATAACCTGAACATCCCGCGCTATGTCGAGACGTTTGAGGCGGCGAAGGCGATTGATCTGGCCGCCGTGACGGCAGACCTGCGCGGGGTTGAGGCGGAAATGGCCGACATCGACGCCCAACTGCGCGCATTTTGCGCTGAGCTGGGTCTGGAGTCCCCGGTATGA
- a CDS encoding acyl-CoA carboxylase subunit beta: MKDILEELERRRDQARLGGGERRIEAQHKRGKLTARERVELLLDEDSFEEFDMFKTHRSTDFGIDAEKPYGDGVVTGWGTINGRMVYVFSQDFTVFGGSLSETHAQKICKIMDMAMQNGAPVIGINDSGGARIQEGVASLAGYAEVFQRNIMASGVIPQISLIMGPCAGGAVYSPAMTDFIFMVKDTSYMFVTGPDVVKTVTNEVVTAEQLGGASTHTKKSSVADGAFENDVEALSEIRRLFDFLPLNNREKAPTRPFFDDVARVETSLDTLIPDNPNTPYDMKELITKVADEGDFYEIQRDYAANIITGFIRIEGQTVGVVANQPMVLAGCLDIDSSRKAARFVRFCDAFEIPILTFVDVPGFLPGTTQEYGGVIKHGAKLLFAYGEATVPKVTVITRKAYGGAYDVMASKHLRGDFNYAWPTAEIAVMGAKGAVEILYRSELGDKEKIAARTKDYEDRFANPFVAAEKGFIDEVIQPHSTRKRVARAFASLRGKKLTNPWKKHDNIPL, encoded by the coding sequence ATGAAAGACATTCTGGAAGAGCTTGAGCGCCGCCGCGATCAGGCCCGCCTTGGGGGCGGCGAGCGCCGCATCGAGGCGCAGCACAAACGCGGCAAGCTGACAGCCCGCGAGCGCGTCGAACTGTTGCTGGACGAGGACAGCTTTGAAGAGTTCGACATGTTCAAGACCCACCGCTCGACGGATTTCGGCATCGACGCCGAAAAGCCATATGGCGATGGCGTCGTCACCGGGTGGGGCACGATCAACGGCCGCATGGTTTATGTCTTTTCGCAGGACTTCACCGTCTTCGGCGGCTCGCTGTCGGAAACCCATGCCCAGAAGATCTGCAAGATCATGGATATGGCGATGCAGAACGGCGCTCCGGTCATCGGCATCAACGACTCGGGCGGTGCGCGGATCCAGGAAGGCGTCGCCAGCCTTGCCGGCTATGCCGAGGTGTTTCAGCGCAACATCATGGCCTCGGGCGTGATCCCGCAAATCAGTCTCATCATGGGCCCCTGCGCAGGCGGCGCGGTCTATAGCCCCGCGATGACCGACTTCATCTTCATGGTGAAGGATACCAGCTATATGTTCGTGACCGGCCCCGATGTGGTCAAGACGGTGACGAATGAGGTGGTGACCGCCGAACAATTGGGCGGTGCATCGACCCACACCAAGAAAAGTTCGGTCGCGGATGGGGCGTTTGAAAACGATGTCGAGGCTCTGTCCGAGATCCGTCGGCTGTTCGATTTCCTGCCCCTGAACAATCGCGAAAAGGCCCCGACCCGGCCCTTCTTCGATGATGTGGCGCGCGTCGAGACCAGTCTGGACACATTGATCCCGGACAATCCGAACACGCCCTATGACATGAAAGAACTGATCACGAAGGTCGCCGACGAGGGCGATTTCTACGAGATCCAGCGCGATTATGCCGCCAATATCATCACCGGCTTTATCCGCATCGAGGGCCAGACTGTCGGCGTGGTCGCCAACCAGCCGATGGTGCTGGCAGGCTGTCTGGATATCGACAGTTCACGCAAGGCCGCGCGCTTTGTGCGCTTTTGCGATGCTTTCGAGATCCCGATCCTGACCTTCGTCGATGTGCCGGGCTTCTTGCCGGGCACGACACAGGAATATGGCGGCGTCATCAAGCACGGCGCCAAGCTGCTGTTCGCTTATGGCGAAGCGACGGTGCCCAAGGTCACGGTCATTACCCGCAAGGCCTATGGCGGGGCCTATGACGTGATGGCGTCCAAGCATTTGCGCGGTGATTTCAACTATGCATGGCCCACAGCGGAAATCGCCGTGATGGGCGCCAAGGGCGCGGTCGAGATCCTGTATCGCAGCGAGCTGGGCGACAAGGAAAAGATCGCCGCACGGACCAAGGATTACGAGGATCGCTTTGCCAATCCCTTCGTCGCGGCCGAAAAGGGCTTTATCGACGAGGTGATCCAGCCGCACTCGACGCGCAAGCGCGTGGCACGGGCATTTGCCAGCCTGCGCGGTAAAAAGCTGACGAACCCCTGGAAGAAACACGACAACATTCCCTTGTAG
- a CDS encoding acetyl-CoA carboxylase biotin carboxylase subunit, producing MFKKILIANRGEIACRVIKTARKMGIKTVAVYSDADRNALHVKMADEAVHIGPPPANQSYIVIDKIMDAIRQTGAEAVHPGYGFLSENMKFAEALEAAGVAFIGPPAGAIEKMGDKITSKKLAKEAGVSTVPGYMGLIADADEAVKISNEVGYPVMIKASAGGGGKGMRIAWNDEEAREGFDSSKNEAANSFGDDRIFIEKFVTQPRHIEIQVLADKHGNAVYLHERECSIQRRNQKVIEEAPSPFLDEATRKAMGEQAVALAQAVDYSSAGTVEFIVDGDKNFYFLEMNTRLQVEHPVTELITGVDLVEQMIRVADGEKLPFAQADLKINGWAMESRLYAEDPYRGFLPSIGRLSRYRPPAEIAAGPLKTSGNWVNDSEGGESPVAVRNDTGVYEGGEISMFYDPMIAKLCTWAPTRGEAIEAMRVALDSFEVEGIGHNLPFLSAVMDHPKFTSGDMTTAFIAEEYPDGFQGVEPADTDVKRIAAAAAAMHRVAEIRRTRITGRLGNHERRVGKHWVVFIGAHEIPVEIEADREGSTVTIDGKEMRVESNWRPGQSLARLLVDGDPLVLKVDKIAAGYRLRTRGADLKAYIRRPHAAELARLMPVKEAPDTSKFLLCPMPGLVVKINVAAGDEVQEGQALAVVEAMKMENTLRAEKKGVVKSINAEAGESLKVDDVIMEFE from the coding sequence ATGTTCAAGAAAATCCTGATCGCCAACCGGGGCGAAATCGCCTGCCGCGTCATCAAGACCGCCCGCAAGATGGGCATCAAGACCGTGGCCGTCTATTCCGATGCCGACCGCAACGCGCTGCATGTGAAGATGGCCGATGAAGCTGTCCATATCGGCCCGCCGCCCGCTAACCAGTCCTATATCGTGATCGACAAGATCATGGACGCGATCCGCCAGACCGGCGCAGAGGCCGTGCATCCCGGTTACGGCTTTCTGTCGGAAAACATGAAATTCGCCGAGGCACTGGAAGCAGCAGGCGTCGCCTTTATCGGCCCGCCCGCCGGTGCCATCGAAAAGATGGGCGACAAGATCACGTCGAAGAAACTGGCCAAGGAAGCCGGCGTTTCCACGGTGCCGGGTTACATGGGCCTGATCGCCGATGCTGATGAGGCGGTGAAGATCTCGAACGAGGTTGGCTATCCGGTGATGATCAAGGCCAGCGCCGGCGGCGGTGGCAAGGGCATGCGCATCGCCTGGAATGACGAAGAGGCGCGCGAAGGTTTTGATTCCTCAAAGAACGAGGCCGCGAACAGCTTTGGCGACGACCGCATCTTTATTGAGAAATTCGTCACGCAGCCACGCCATATCGAAATTCAGGTGCTGGCCGACAAGCACGGCAATGCCGTCTATCTGCACGAGCGCGAATGTTCGATCCAGCGCCGCAACCAGAAGGTCATCGAAGAGGCCCCCTCGCCTTTCCTCGACGAAGCCACCCGCAAGGCGATGGGCGAACAGGCCGTCGCGCTGGCGCAGGCCGTGGATTACTCCAGCGCGGGCACGGTGGAATTCATCGTCGATGGTGACAAGAATTTCTACTTCCTCGAAATGAACACGCGCCTGCAGGTCGAACATCCGGTGACCGAGCTGATCACCGGCGTCGATCTGGTCGAACAGATGATCCGGGTGGCCGATGGCGAGAAACTGCCCTTTGCGCAGGCGGATCTGAAGATCAACGGTTGGGCCATGGAAAGCCGGCTTTATGCCGAAGATCCCTATCGCGGCTTTCTGCCATCCATCGGGCGCCTGTCGCGTTACCGCCCGCCAGCCGAGATCGCAGCCGGCCCGCTGAAGACCAGCGGCAACTGGGTCAATGACAGCGAGGGCGGCGAAAGTCCCGTCGCCGTCAGGAACGATACCGGCGTCTATGAGGGCGGCGAGATCAGCATGTTCTATGACCCGATGATCGCCAAGCTCTGCACATGGGCCCCGACGCGCGGCGAGGCAATCGAGGCCATGCGCGTCGCGCTGGACAGTTTCGAGGTCGAGGGGATCGGGCATAACCTGCCCTTCCTCAGCGCCGTGATGGATCACCCGAAATTCACCTCGGGCGATATGACGACGGCCTTTATCGCAGAGGAATATCCAGACGGCTTTCAGGGCGTTGAACCCGCTGACACCGACGTCAAGCGCATCGCCGCCGCCGCCGCCGCCATGCACCGCGTGGCCGAGATCCGCCGCACACGCATCACCGGTCGGCTTGGCAATCACGAACGCCGGGTGGGCAAGCATTGGGTGGTCTTTATCGGCGCCCACGAGATCCCCGTTGAGATCGAGGCCGACCGCGAAGGCTCGACCGTGACCATCGACGGCAAAGAGATGCGGGTCGAAAGCAACTGGCGCCCCGGTCAGTCCCTGGCGCGGCTGCTGGTCGATGGCGACCCGCTGGTCCTGAAGGTCGACAAGATCGCCGCTGGTTACCGCCTGCGCACACGCGGCGCCGATCTGAAAGCCTATATCCGCCGCCCCCACGCCGCCGAACTCGCGCGCCTGATGCCGGTGAAAGAGGCGCCGGATACCTCGAAATTCCTGCTCTGCCCGATGCCCGGACTGGTCGTAAAGATCAACGTGGCCGCCGGCGACGAAGTGCAGGAAGGTCAGGCACTGGCCGTGGTCGAGGCGATGAAGATGGAAAACACCCTGCGCGCCGAAAAGAAGGGCGTGGTGAAATCCATCAACGCCGAAGCCGGTGAAAGCCTGAAGGTCGACGATGTGATCATGGAGTTTGAATGA
- a CDS encoding DUF4174 domain-containing protein, which yields MNLRPVLFVMLVAAMGPGESGGPPEAAADLPPVAQAPVEPVAVEPEAPAEVEFELTVLSAAETEPDQFLWQQRPMVVFADTPQDPAFVEQMQAFERDPTMLIERDVVVITDTDPAAETVWRNTLHPRGFSLVLMDKDGQVKLRKPFPWSVREISRAIDKFPLRRQEIGRAGIAP from the coding sequence ATGAATCTGAGACCCGTTTTGTTTGTGATGCTGGTGGCCGCGATGGGGCCCGGTGAATCCGGTGGGCCGCCCGAGGCGGCGGCCGATCTGCCGCCCGTCGCCCAAGCGCCGGTCGAGCCTGTCGCGGTCGAACCCGAGGCACCCGCCGAGGTCGAGTTCGAGTTGACGGTTCTGTCCGCCGCCGAGACGGAGCCGGATCAGTTCCTGTGGCAACAGCGACCGATGGTGGTTTTCGCTGACACGCCCCAGGATCCGGCCTTTGTAGAGCAAATGCAGGCTTTTGAGCGTGATCCGACCATGCTGATCGAGCGGGATGTGGTGGTCATCACCGACACCGATCCTGCGGCTGAAACTGTCTGGCGTAACACATTGCACCCGCGCGGTTTTTCGTTGGTGCTGATGGACAAGGACGGGCAGGTCAAACTGCGCAAGCCCTTCCCGTGGAGCGTGCGAGAGATCAGCCGGGCCATCGACAAATTCCCGCTGCGCCGGCAAGAGATCGGCCGCGCGGGCATTGCGCCCTGA